A stretch of DNA from Candidatus Zixiibacteriota bacterium:
CCGGTCTTGACGATGACAAGATCTGACACTCCCAGCGTCGCCAGAATCCCTCCGCCCGAGTTCACCGCCGTGATTTCGAACGACTCGTGCAACACTGTGTCGCCGATCGTAACGTTATTGTCGCGGTCCTTCGGGCTGATCCGTTCCAGCGCCAGCCACGATCCGATATCATCCCAAATCAGGTCCGCCTTGATGACCACCACGTTGCTCGCGCCCTCCAGCACGCCGACATCAATCGACACCCCTTCCGCCTTTTCGAACATCTGCAGCCGCGCTTTCGCCTCCTCCGGCGTGCCGATCTTCTTCATGTAGTCCATCAGCAGCTGATGCATCTCCGGCTTGCACTTCGCCAGCGCCCCCAAAATCGCTTTCGCCGACCAGATGAACATCCCCGAATTCCACATGTGCATCCGCCCGATATAGTACTGCTGTGCCAGCGTCCGATTGGGCTTCTCCTTGAACTGCTTGACGCGAAAACTCGTCAGCCCCTCCGAGCTGTCATACGTCTCACCCAGCTCGATATAACCGTAGCCGGTCTCCGGCCGCGTCGGATTGATCCCGATCGTAATCAGAATGTCATCCCGCTCCGCCAGCCGCGTCGCATAGCGCAAGATGTCGATCAGCCGCTCTTTCGGCTTGATGAAGTGGTCCGCCGACAACACCACCATCACCGCCTGCGGATCCTTCTTGTACAGGTGCGCCGCCGCAAATCCCACCGCCATGCAGGTGTTCTTCCCGAACGGCTCCGCCAGGACGTTCCCCTCCTTGATCCCGTCATGCTGATTCAGAATCTGCGTTTTGATATTCTCGCCGGTCACGATCAAGGTCTGTTCGCGCGGCACCAACTCGGCCACGCGGTCGATCGTGTCTTCC
This window harbors:
- a CDS encoding mannose-1-phosphate guanylyltransferase: MIYSVIIAGGKGERFWPFSTRENPKQLLRLFSDKTMLEDTIDRVAELVPREQTLIVTGENIKTQILNQHDGIKEGNVLAEPFGKNTCMAVGFAAAHLYKKDPQAVMVVLSADHFIKPKERLIDILRYATRLAERDDILITIGINPTRPETGYGYIELGETYDSSEGLTSFRVKQFKEKPNRTLAQQYYIGRMHMWNSGMFIWSAKAILGALAKCKPEMHQLLMDYMKKIGTPEEAKARLQMFEKAEGVSIDVGVLEGASNVVVIKADLIWDDIGSWLALERISPKDRDNNVTIGDTVLHESFEITAVNSGGGILATLGVSDLVIVKTG